Proteins encoded in a region of the Streptomyces akebiae genome:
- a CDS encoding carbohydrate kinase family protein, translating to MIVVAGEALIDLVPQGAGVLVELRPARGGGPYNTAVALGRLGSPTSFCSRVSYDVYGEALLAGLREAGVDVAAVQRGPEPTTLALASIGTDGSARYSFYVEGSADRLFVTPDRLPEGTRAVSFGTCSLVLEPGASAYEKLLHTTAAQGVFTALDPNIRPGLIPDADAYRARFHSWLPSVSLLKLSEEDARWLGGTPRLWLDSGPAAVVVTHGGEGLTVHTRVGGRHSVPGEKTDVVDTIGAGDTVNAALLHGLAARDALSDAAVAALGAEDWAGLLRFAARAAAITCSRAGAQPPYAAEVGEPPSLAPEVREG from the coding sequence GTGATCGTCGTCGCCGGTGAAGCCCTGATCGACCTCGTCCCGCAGGGCGCGGGCGTGCTCGTGGAGCTGCGGCCGGCCCGCGGCGGCGGCCCCTACAACACGGCCGTGGCGCTCGGCCGTCTCGGCTCCCCCACCTCCTTCTGCTCCCGGGTGTCGTACGACGTCTACGGAGAGGCCCTGCTGGCCGGCCTGCGCGAGGCGGGGGTGGACGTGGCCGCCGTGCAGCGGGGCCCCGAGCCCACGACCCTCGCCCTGGCCTCGATCGGCACGGACGGCTCGGCCCGGTACTCCTTCTACGTCGAGGGCAGCGCCGACCGCCTGTTCGTGACGCCCGACCGGCTTCCCGAGGGCACCCGGGCCGTCTCCTTCGGCACCTGCTCACTGGTCCTGGAGCCCGGCGCGAGCGCGTACGAGAAGCTGCTGCACACGACCGCCGCCCAAGGCGTGTTCACCGCCCTCGACCCCAACATCCGGCCGGGTCTGATCCCGGACGCGGACGCCTATCGGGCCCGGTTCCACAGCTGGCTGCCCTCGGTGTCGTTGCTCAAGCTCTCCGAGGAGGACGCGCGGTGGCTCGGCGGCACTCCGCGTCTGTGGCTGGACTCCGGACCGGCCGCCGTCGTCGTCACCCACGGCGGCGAGGGGCTGACCGTCCACACCCGGGTGGGTGGGAGGCACTCCGTACCGGGCGAGAAGACCGATGTCGTCGACACCATCGGCGCCGGTGACACCGTCAACGCGGCCCTCCTGCACGGCCTGGCGGCCCGGGACGCCCTCTCCGACGCGGCCGTCGCAGCCCTGGGCGCCGAGGACTGGGCCGGTCTGCTCCGCTTCGCGGCCCGCGCGGCGGCGATCACCTGCTCCCGAGCGGGCGCGCAGCCCCCGTACGCGGCGGAGGTGGGCGAGCCGCCGTCCCTCGCACCCGAGGTGCGAGAGGGCTGA
- the uvrA gene encoding excinuclease ABC subunit UvrA translates to MADRLIVRGAREHNLKNVSLDLPRDSLIVFTGLSGSGKSSLAFDTIFAEGQRRYVESLSSYARQFLGQMDKPDVDFIEGLSPAVSIDQKSTSRNPRSTVGTITEVYDYLRLLFARIGKPHCPQCSRPISRQSPQAIVDRVLELPEGSRFQVLSPLVRERKGEFVDLFADLQTKGYSRARVDGETVQLSNPPTLKKQEKHTIEVVVDRLTVKDSAKRRLTDSVETALGLSGGMVVLDFVDLPEDDPERERMFSEHLYCPYDDLSFEELEPRSFSFNSPFGACPDCSGIGTRMEVDPELIVPDEDKSLDEGAIHPWSHGHTKDYFGRLIGALADALGFRTDIPFAGLPQRAKKALLQGHKTQIEVRYRNRYGRERVYTTAFEGAVPFVKRRHSEAESDASRERFEGYMREVPCPTCEGTRLKPIVLAVTIMEKSIAEVSAMSISDCADFLGELRLSARDKKIAERVLKEVNERLRFLVDVGLDYLSLNRAAGTLSGGEAQRIRLATQIGSGLVGVLYVLDEPSIGLHQRDNHRLIETLVRLRDMGNTLIVVEHDEDTIKMADWIVDIGPGAGEHGGKVVHSGSLKELLDNTESQTGQYLSGRKAIPLPDIRRPLDPSRQLTVHGARENNLQDIDVSFPLGVFTAVTGVSGSGKSTLVNDILYTHLARELNGARSVPGRHTRVDGDDLVDKVVHVDQSPIGRTPRSNPATYTGVFDHVRKLFAETTEAKVRGYLPGRFSFNVKGGRCENCAGDGTIKIEMNFLPDVYVPCEVCHGARYNRETLEVHYKGKSIADVLNMPIEEATDFFEAVPAIARHLRTLKDVGLGYVRLGQAATTLSGGEAQRVKLASELQKRSTGRTVYVLDEPTTGLHFEDISKLLTVLSGLVDKGNTVIVIEHNLDVIKTADWVVDMGPEGGAGGGLVIAEGTPEQVAGVPASHTGKFLREILGADRISDAAPVKAPRKAAAKKTVAAGSPARKTATARTTTAAAETVTAKTTAAKTTAAKKAAATTKKATPAKKATGARKA, encoded by the coding sequence GTGGCCGACCGTCTCATCGTCCGTGGCGCGCGCGAGCACAACCTGAAGAACGTCTCGCTCGACCTGCCACGCGACTCGCTCATCGTCTTCACGGGCCTGTCGGGGTCGGGCAAGTCCTCGCTGGCCTTCGACACGATCTTCGCCGAGGGGCAGCGCCGGTACGTCGAGTCGCTCTCCTCCTACGCCCGGCAGTTCCTCGGGCAGATGGACAAGCCGGACGTCGACTTCATCGAGGGTCTGTCCCCCGCGGTCTCCATCGACCAGAAGTCGACCTCGCGCAACCCGCGCTCGACGGTCGGCACCATCACCGAGGTCTACGACTACCTGCGCCTGCTCTTCGCGCGCATCGGCAAGCCGCACTGTCCGCAGTGCAGCCGGCCGATCTCCCGCCAGTCGCCCCAGGCGATCGTCGACCGGGTGCTGGAGCTGCCGGAGGGCAGCCGCTTCCAGGTGCTGTCCCCGCTCGTGCGGGAGCGCAAGGGCGAGTTCGTCGACCTCTTCGCTGACCTCCAGACCAAGGGGTACAGCCGTGCCCGGGTGGACGGCGAGACCGTCCAGCTCTCCAACCCGCCGACCCTGAAGAAGCAGGAGAAGCACACCATCGAGGTGGTCGTCGACCGCCTCACGGTGAAGGACTCCGCCAAGCGTCGCCTCACCGACTCCGTGGAGACCGCCCTCGGCCTCTCCGGCGGCATGGTCGTGCTCGACTTCGTCGACCTCCCCGAGGACGACCCCGAGCGCGAGCGCATGTTCTCGGAGCACCTGTACTGCCCGTACGACGACCTGTCCTTCGAGGAGCTGGAGCCCCGCTCCTTCTCGTTCAACTCGCCCTTCGGCGCCTGTCCCGACTGCTCCGGCATCGGTACGCGCATGGAGGTCGACCCCGAGCTGATCGTCCCCGACGAGGACAAGTCGCTCGACGAGGGCGCCATCCACCCCTGGTCGCACGGCCACACCAAGGACTACTTCGGCCGTCTCATCGGAGCCCTCGCGGACGCCCTGGGATTCCGGACCGACATCCCCTTCGCCGGTCTTCCGCAGCGCGCGAAGAAGGCCCTGCTGCAGGGCCACAAGACTCAGATCGAGGTCCGTTACCGCAACCGGTACGGCCGCGAGCGGGTGTACACCACGGCCTTCGAGGGCGCCGTCCCCTTCGTGAAGCGGCGGCACAGCGAGGCCGAGAGCGACGCCAGCCGTGAGCGCTTCGAGGGCTATATGCGCGAGGTGCCCTGCCCCACCTGCGAGGGCACACGCCTGAAGCCGATCGTCCTCGCGGTCACGATCATGGAGAAGTCGATCGCCGAGGTCTCCGCCATGTCGATCAGCGACTGCGCGGACTTCCTGGGCGAGCTCAGGCTGAGCGCCCGCGACAAGAAGATCGCCGAGCGGGTCCTGAAGGAGGTCAACGAGCGGCTGCGGTTCCTGGTCGACGTCGGCCTGGACTACCTCTCGCTGAACCGAGCGGCCGGCACCCTCTCCGGCGGCGAGGCCCAGCGCATCCGGCTGGCCACCCAGATCGGTTCCGGCCTCGTCGGCGTGCTCTACGTCCTCGACGAGCCCTCCATCGGTCTGCACCAGCGGGACAACCACCGGCTCATCGAGACCCTGGTACGGCTGCGCGACATGGGCAACACGCTCATCGTCGTCGAGCACGACGAGGACACCATCAAGATGGCCGACTGGATCGTCGACATCGGCCCCGGCGCGGGCGAGCACGGTGGCAAGGTCGTGCACAGCGGCTCCCTGAAGGAACTCCTCGACAACACCGAGTCGCAGACCGGGCAGTACCTGTCGGGCCGCAAGGCCATCCCGCTGCCCGACATCCGCCGCCCGCTCGACCCGAGCAGGCAGCTCACGGTGCACGGCGCCCGGGAGAACAACCTCCAGGACATCGACGTCTCGTTCCCGCTGGGCGTCTTCACCGCCGTCACGGGTGTCTCCGGTTCCGGCAAGTCGACGCTGGTCAACGACATCCTGTACACCCACCTGGCCCGCGAGCTGAACGGCGCCCGAAGCGTCCCCGGACGGCACACGCGCGTGGACGGCGACGACCTCGTCGACAAGGTCGTGCACGTCGACCAGTCGCCGATCGGCCGCACGCCCCGGTCCAACCCGGCCACGTACACCGGTGTCTTCGACCACGTCCGCAAGCTGTTCGCCGAGACCACCGAGGCGAAGGTCCGCGGCTATCTGCCCGGGCGCTTCTCCTTCAACGTCAAGGGCGGCCGCTGCGAGAACTGCGCGGGCGACGGCACCATCAAGATCGAGATGAACTTCCTCCCGGACGTCTACGTCCCGTGCGAGGTCTGCCACGGTGCCCGGTACAACCGGGAGACCCTGGAGGTCCACTACAAGGGCAAGTCCATCGCCGACGTGCTGAACATGCCGATCGAGGAGGCGACCGACTTCTTCGAGGCCGTCCCCGCGATCGCGCGCCACCTCAGGACCCTGAAGGACGTCGGCCTCGGCTACGTCCGGCTGGGCCAGGCCGCCACCACCCTGTCCGGTGGTGAGGCGCAGCGCGTGAAGCTCGCCAGCGAGCTCCAGAAGCGTTCCACCGGACGCACGGTCTACGTCCTGGACGAGCCGACCACCGGTCTGCACTTCGAGGACATCAGCAAGCTCCTCACGGTGCTGTCCGGCCTGGTCGACAAGGGCAACACGGTCATCGTCATCGAGCACAACCTCGACGTCATCAAGACCGCCGACTGGGTCGTCGACATGGGTCCCGAGGGCGGCGCCGGCGGTGGCCTCGTCATCGCGGAGGGCACGCCCGAGCAGGTCGCCGGCGTTCCGGCCAGCCACACGGGCAAGTTCCTGCGGGAGATCCTCGGCGCCGACCGGATCAGCGACGCGGCCCCGGTGAAGGCCCCGCGCAAGGCCGCGGCGAAGAAGACCGTCGCCGCCGGCTCACCGGCGAGGAAGACGGCGACGGCCCGGACCACCACCGCCGCCGCCGAGACCGTGACCGCCAAGACCACGGCCGCCAAGACCACGGCCGCCAAAAAGGCTGCCGCGACCACGAAGAAGGCCACTCCCGCGAAGAAGGCCACGGGGGCGCGCAAGGCCTGA
- a CDS encoding response regulator, with amino-acid sequence MSMRCLIVDDSARFLEAARKLLERDGVSVVGVASTGTEALARVVELAPDLVLLDIDLDGESGLELAPRLARTAASVIVLISTHPLDDIQELVAASPARGFLHKSKLSGEALRDLSGPGHGPSAP; translated from the coding sequence ATGTCCATGCGCTGTCTCATCGTCGATGACAGTGCCCGGTTCCTGGAGGCCGCCCGTAAGCTGCTGGAGCGCGACGGCGTATCCGTCGTCGGGGTGGCGTCCACGGGCACGGAGGCGCTGGCACGGGTCGTGGAACTGGCCCCGGATCTGGTCCTGCTGGACATCGACCTGGACGGCGAGAGCGGACTGGAGCTCGCGCCGAGGCTCGCCCGCACGGCCGCCTCCGTCATCGTCCTCATCTCCACGCACCCGCTGGACGACATCCAGGAACTCGTCGCCGCCAGTCCCGCCCGGGGTTTTCTGCACAAGTCGAAGCTTTCGGGAGAGGCGCTGCGGGACCTGTCGGGGCCCGGTCACGGGCCGTCCGCGCCGTGA
- a CDS encoding ABC transporter substrate-binding protein — MKTQRRDLGKRPVRRALLSGAAAVVLLLTGCGAGDGDGRVDEEDKAAGDTTCDGRIDGTAHITMWFHAGQSGEQTTLRSQVKEFNRAQEQVRVELVTLPEQRPYTELVLSAAASGDLPDLLDFDGPNLYSYAWSGTLRPIDSCVPARTRKDLLPSLREQGTYDGRLWGVGTFDSGLGLYVRPSVLKDAGVRIPKGIDDAWTADEFTGILRTLREAGYEAPLDLNFIDSKTADEWNTYAFAPAVWSAGGDLIDPEEFRTADGFLNSPESVEALTTMQRWVEEGYVDRDRKEDKSAFVKGRTPISWMGHWKYGEFSEAHPGDVAIVPLPDFGTGTVTGMGSWQWGIPSGDADGDAVWRFLEYLLRPEQVARMSEANGAIPGTEGAVKLSPLYDEDGAERLFIEQLRGGAARPRPQTPAYPAVTVAFSHAVADIVFSGAPVERTLDDAVEAIDQDLAAHDGYPKSGP, encoded by the coding sequence ATGAAGACGCAACGCCGGGACCTCGGAAAACGTCCCGTCCGCCGTGCCCTGCTGTCGGGCGCGGCGGCCGTCGTGCTGCTCCTGACCGGCTGTGGCGCCGGTGACGGCGACGGCCGGGTGGACGAGGAGGACAAGGCGGCGGGCGACACGACCTGTGACGGCAGGATCGACGGCACCGCACACATCACGATGTGGTTCCACGCGGGCCAGAGCGGCGAGCAGACCACGCTGAGGAGCCAGGTCAAGGAGTTCAACCGAGCCCAGGAACAGGTACGGGTCGAACTGGTCACCCTGCCCGAGCAGCGCCCGTACACCGAGCTGGTGCTGTCCGCGGCGGCCAGCGGCGATCTGCCGGACCTGCTCGACTTCGACGGCCCGAACCTCTACAGCTACGCCTGGTCCGGCACGCTCAGGCCGATCGACTCCTGCGTACCCGCGAGGACCAGGAAGGACCTGCTGCCCTCCCTCCGCGAACAGGGCACGTACGACGGGCGGCTGTGGGGGGTCGGCACGTTCGACTCCGGACTCGGCCTGTACGTACGGCCGTCGGTGCTGAAGGACGCGGGCGTGCGCATCCCGAAGGGGATCGACGACGCCTGGACCGCCGACGAGTTCACGGGGATCCTGCGCACGCTGCGCGAGGCGGGCTACGAGGCGCCGCTCGACCTGAACTTCATCGACTCCAAGACCGCCGACGAGTGGAACACCTACGCCTTCGCGCCGGCCGTGTGGTCCGCCGGCGGCGACCTCATCGACCCCGAGGAGTTCCGCACGGCCGACGGGTTCCTCAACAGCCCCGAGTCCGTCGAGGCGCTCACCACCATGCAGCGCTGGGTGGAGGAGGGATACGTCGACAGGGACCGGAAGGAGGACAAGAGCGCCTTCGTGAAGGGCCGCACACCCATCTCCTGGATGGGGCACTGGAAGTACGGGGAGTTCAGCGAGGCCCACCCCGGCGACGTGGCGATCGTGCCGCTGCCCGACTTCGGCACGGGCACCGTCACCGGCATGGGGTCCTGGCAGTGGGGCATCCCCTCCGGGGACGCCGACGGCGACGCGGTGTGGCGCTTCCTGGAGTACCTGCTGCGCCCCGAACAGGTGGCCAGGATGAGCGAGGCCAACGGCGCGATCCCGGGGACCGAGGGCGCCGTGAAGCTGTCCCCGCTGTACGACGAGGACGGCGCGGAGCGGCTGTTCATCGAGCAGTTGCGCGGCGGTGCCGCCCGGCCGAGGCCGCAGACACCGGCGTACCCGGCGGTCACCGTCGCCTTCTCGCACGCGGTCGCCGACATCGTCTTCTCCGGAGCGCCCGTCGAGAGGACGCTGGACGACGCGGTCGAGGCCATCGACCAGGACCTCGCCGCCCACGACGGTTACCCGAAGAGCGGCCCGTGA